A segment of the Macrotis lagotis isolate mMagLag1 chromosome 8, bilby.v1.9.chrom.fasta, whole genome shotgun sequence genome:
GGGAGAAACTATATTTGGTGGGTGGGTGAGGAGATCATAAGCTGGGATCTGGGCTCATCTCTGTTTAATATGATCCTTACAGATTTACTCCTCGGAAAAACTCACAGGCAGATCTATGTGCTGATCCTTCAACAAAATGGGTGCAAGACCTGGTGAAGTGGCTTGACAAGCATGGGGGAACCCTTCCAAAATCCAAACCCCGGAACTGCAAAAAGGATAAGGGAACTACCAAGTCAGGCAGGAAGGGCCGAGAGACCAGGGGCTGCAAGAGGTGAAAGAGAGGGCTTCAGATGGAGGCAGAGGGGTTCAGAATGGAGGGAGGGGGTTGTATGGAGAGGAGCTGTAGTCCAGgttccctttacctttttcctctctatttttccctttcccaggaCTGAGCAGACCACAGTCTCCAAAAGACCTGCTACTGAGTGATTGGTCCCCTCCTCCCAGGCTCTGAGCCATAAAATTCTGGTCATGCCTGACTGCCTAGCTCACCCCAGAGACACCCTCTTTTTTATACTTTGATTTTCCATCTTCCCAGGGCCTCTAGGGCCTAGAACCACAGAGACACTGCAAGATTTCCCAGAGCGAGGTAGGGGGGACAAGGGATTGACCCAGCCCTTTCTGGGAAAGGTTTCCCCAGTCCCTCCCCTGGGACTTGGCTCTGGTCTCTAGGCCTATGCTGGCCCTTTCCCCTTAAGTCTACCCTGTGGGAATCAAGACTGACATgtccttctcccctccttcccccattgTAAATACTTTTTGTATCTAGACTCAATAAAATGTCTGAATCCCTAGCTTCTGCCGTCTCCCCTATATCTTGCGAGCGTGTTGCTATATGtgattataaaatacatatatatatatatatcatatatgaatgcaagtatatacacatatgatatGAAACCAATAGGTATCTGTATGTgtaggtatatatgtgtgtgcaagTCTTATCTTTCTCTGCATGCACATGTGCTAAGAAAAACTCACATTTTGCCTAGAGTACATAGGGTGGGGTGATGTCAATTCAATTTGACCTAGATTAGCTGATTATTCTATACTGAATTAAGGTTGAAGCTTGAAAAAGATACAAAGTGTAAATAAGACAATAGTCCCtctaatatggaaacatatttaatatgattgtacacatataacctataacaaattatttgctattttagggagggagaaaaatttggcactcaaaatcttgcaaaaatgaatgttgaaaattatctttacatataattgggaaaaagaaaatacaaaaaaaagacaactgcCACATGGAGTTTATGATCCAGTAGCAGCCTATGACATATtaataacatataataataacataaaatgtATTGAGTGAAGCAGAAAAGTATGAGATTTGCATAAGTCAAAGTTCCAAAAGGACCAGTGGTGAAACATGCTTTCCACCTCCTAAATAGAGAGTTGAAGGACTTGGGATGCAGAATAAGACTAGTTTGTGAGGAttacttttatatttgtttcaggagtttt
Coding sequences within it:
- the CCL21 gene encoding C-C motif chemokine 21 — protein: MALALMLTFLVLTVCNPGTQGSDSGALDCCLKYSQKKIPSSIVRSYRRQEISQGCSIPAIIFTPRKNSQADLCADPSTKWVQDLVKWLDKHGGTLPKSKPRNCKKDKGTTKSGRKGRETRGCKRTEQTTVSKRPATE